A stretch of the Myxosarcina sp. GI1 genome encodes the following:
- the aqpZ gene encoding aquaporin Z, translating to MNKYIAEFIGTFWLVVGGCGSAVLAAVFTSEGATIGQDTYFPLGISLVGVSLAFGLTVLTMAYTFGNISGCHLNPAVSFGLWAGKRFSGSQLLPYIVAQVLGGILGGFIVWLIASGNADFSLTGSNPLATNGYGVHSPAGYPLWTCLITEIVMTFMFLIIIFGATDLRTPAGFAPISIGMGLTLIHLISIPVTNTSVNPARSTGVAVFAGTELIAQLWLFWVAPIVGAILAGWVYNKFFSVTRAEQTTKQALTDRDYETKPAIDE from the coding sequence ATGAACAAATACATTGCAGAATTTATCGGAACTTTCTGGTTAGTTGTCGGTGGATGTGGTAGTGCGGTTTTAGCTGCCGTCTTTACTTCTGAAGGAGCTACCATCGGACAAGATACTTACTTTCCTTTAGGTATTAGTTTGGTGGGAGTTTCTCTAGCATTTGGTTTGACTGTATTAACTATGGCTTATACGTTTGGCAATATTTCAGGCTGCCATCTCAATCCTGCTGTATCTTTTGGACTATGGGCGGGTAAGCGATTTTCTGGTAGTCAATTATTGCCTTATATTGTTGCTCAAGTTCTGGGTGGAATTTTGGGTGGATTTATCGTCTGGTTAATTGCTAGCGGCAACGCAGACTTTTCTCTTACTGGTTCTAATCCTCTGGCAACTAATGGTTATGGCGTTCATTCTCCTGCGGGGTATCCACTTTGGACTTGCTTGATTACCGAAATTGTCATGACTTTTATGTTTCTAATAATTATCTTTGGTGCCACAGATTTACGTACTCCTGCTGGTTTTGCACCTATTTCTATTGGTATGGGGCTTACTTTAATTCATCTAATTAGTATTCCCGTTACCAATACCTCTGTAAATCCCGCACGCAGCACTGGTGTTGCCGTGTTTGCTGGTACAGAGTTAATTGCTCAATTGTGGCTATTTTGGGTAGCTCCAATTGTAGGTGCGATTCTAGCGGGTTGGGTTTATAATAAGTTTTTCTCGGTAACTAGAGCCGAACAAACTACCAAACAAGCCTTAACCGATCGCGACTACGAAACCAAACCAGCAATTGACGAGTAA
- a CDS encoding phenylpyruvate tautomerase MIF-related protein has protein sequence MPLIKVQSSIAQPEKSTVESLLKSLSADLAKQIGKPESYIMTAFEADIPMTFAGSLDPVCYIEIKSVGTMNSEQTSAMSQHFCQQISEKLGVPTKRIYIEFADAQGYMWGWNGSTFG, from the coding sequence ATGCCACTAATTAAAGTTCAGTCATCAATTGCCCAACCTGAAAAATCTACGGTAGAAAGTTTACTAAAGAGTCTCTCTGCCGATCTGGCCAAGCAGATAGGCAAACCCGAATCATATATCATGACTGCTTTTGAAGCGGACATACCCATGACTTTTGCAGGAAGTTTAGATCCAGTTTGCTACATAGAAATCAAAAGCGTAGGTACAATGAATTCGGAGCAGACTTCAGCTATGAGCCAACATTTTTGCCAGCAAATTAGCGAAAAACTAGGTGTTCCAACCAAACGCATCTATATTGAATTTGCTGACGCACAAGGCTATATGTGGGGCTGGAACGGTTCGACTTTTGGTTAA